In Geobacter anodireducens, a genomic segment contains:
- a CDS encoding transposase, protein MPRRSILSAAERESLLALPDTKDELIRHYTFSETDLSIIRQRRRAGNRLGFAVQLCYLRYPGIFLGPDEQPYPPLLKLVADQLRVAVECWDDYGRRQQTRREHLVELQTLFGFQPFTTIGHYRAAVHSLDELAWQTDKGIVLATALIEGLRRNGILLPPSGVIERVCAEAITRANRRIYATLSNPLSDAHRNRLDELLKRRDNGKMTWLAWLRQSPAKPNSRYMLEHIERLKTWQALDLPTGIERQVHQNRLLKIAREGGQMTPADLAKFEPRRRYATLVAQAIEGMATVTDEIIDLHDRIIGRLFNVAKNKHQQQFQASGKAINDKVRLYCRIGQALVEAKQSGRDPFTAIEEILSWDDFIESVTEAEKLAQPEDFDFLYRVGDNYATLRRYAPEFLKVLKLKAAPAAEGVLKAVEVLRGMNADNTRKVPADAPIGFIRKRWEKLVMAEGGIDRRYYELCALSELRNALRSGDIWVQGSRQFKDFEDYLVPTERFTALKTAGELTLAIASDCETYLHDRLTLLEEQLATVNRMAVANDLPDAVITESGLKITPLDAVVPDNAQTLIDQVAMVLPHVKITELLLEVDKWTGFTRHFSHLKSGDQAKDKHLLLTTILADAINLGLTKMAESCPGTSYAKLAWLQAWHIRDETYSTALAEVVNAQFRHPFAEHWGDGTTSSSDGQRFKAGSKAESTGHINPKYGSEPGRLFYTHISDQYAPFHTKVVNVGVRDSTYVLDGLLYHESDLRIEEHYTDTAGFTDHVFALMHLLGFRFAPRIRDLGDTRLYVPKSDTAYDALKPMIGGTLNIKHVRAHWNEILRLAVSIKQGTVTASLMLRKLGSYPRQNGLAVALRELGRIERTLFIVDWLQNVELRRRVHAGLNKGEARNAMARAVFFNRLGEIRDRSFEQQRYRASGLNLVTAAIVLWNTVYLERATDALRGQGQSVDDSLLQYLSPLGWEHINLTGDYVWRSSAKIGAGRYRPLRPVQSA, encoded by the coding sequence ATGCCCCGCCGCTCCATCCTGTCCGCCGCCGAACGCGAAAGCCTGCTTGCGCTTCCAGACACTAAGGACGAACTGATCCGGCACTACACATTCAGTGAAACCGACCTTTCCATAATCCGGCAGCGGCGTAGGGCCGGAAATCGCTTGGGCTTTGCCGTGCAGCTTTGCTACCTGCGTTATCCCGGCATCTTCCTTGGTCCAGATGAGCAGCCGTACCCGCCGCTGCTTAAACTGGTTGCCGACCAGCTCAGGGTGGCGGTCGAATGCTGGGATGATTATGGCAGACGTCAGCAGACCCGGCGCGAACACCTGGTCGAGCTGCAGACGCTATTCGGCTTCCAACCGTTCACCACGATCGGCCACTATCGGGCGGCGGTACACAGCCTGGATGAACTGGCATGGCAGACGGACAAGGGGATCGTGCTGGCAACAGCGCTGATCGAAGGACTGCGTCGCAATGGCATCCTGCTGCCGCCTTCCGGGGTCATCGAACGGGTCTGTGCCGAGGCCATCACCCGCGCCAATCGGCGCATCTACGCAACATTGTCGAACCCGCTTTCAGACGCGCACCGGAATCGCCTCGACGAGTTGCTAAAGCGCCGTGACAATGGGAAGATGACCTGGCTGGCCTGGCTGCGCCAGTCGCCCGCGAAGCCGAACTCGCGGTACATGCTCGAACACATCGAGCGGCTCAAAACGTGGCAGGCGCTTGACTTGCCTACAGGGATCGAGCGGCAGGTACACCAGAACCGACTGCTCAAAATCGCCCGCGAAGGCGGGCAGATGACGCCCGCGGACTTGGCCAAATTCGAGCCGCGCCGGCGTTACGCCACCCTAGTGGCACAGGCCATCGAAGGGATGGCCACCGTCACAGACGAAATCATTGACCTCCATGACCGTATCATCGGTAGGCTGTTTAATGTGGCAAAGAACAAGCACCAGCAACAGTTTCAGGCATCTGGCAAGGCCATCAATGACAAGGTGCGCTTGTACTGCCGCATCGGTCAGGCCCTGGTGGAAGCCAAACAATCTGGCCGCGATCCCTTTACCGCCATTGAGGAAATCTTGTCTTGGGATGACTTTATAGAGAGTGTCACTGAGGCGGAAAAACTCGCACAGCCTGAAGATTTCGATTTCCTGTATCGCGTCGGTGACAACTATGCCACCTTGCGCCGCTATGCGCCTGAATTCCTCAAGGTACTCAAGCTGAAGGCGGCGCCGGCGGCAGAGGGTGTGCTCAAAGCCGTCGAAGTCTTGCGCGGCATGAATGCCGACAACACCCGCAAGGTTCCTGCAGATGCGCCGATTGGCTTTATCAGGAAACGATGGGAGAAGCTGGTGATGGCTGAGGGTGGCATCGATCGGCGCTACTATGAGTTGTGCGCGTTGTCGGAACTGCGAAATGCCCTGCGTTCTGGCGATATCTGGGTGCAGGGCTCACGCCAGTTCAAGGACTTCGAGGATTATCTGGTGCCTACCGAGAGGTTCACCGCACTCAAGACAGCCGGCGAATTGACGCTGGCCATAGCCAGCGACTGCGAGACGTATCTGCATGATCGGCTGACGCTACTGGAAGAGCAACTCGCCACGGTCAACCGCATGGCGGTGGCCAACGACCTGCCGGATGCCGTCATTACGGAATCGGGACTGAAGATCACGCCGCTGGATGCGGTGGTTCCCGACAACGCGCAAACGCTGATCGACCAGGTGGCAATGGTTCTGCCTCACGTCAAGATCACCGAACTGTTGCTGGAGGTTGATAAATGGACAGGATTCACCCGCCACTTCTCACACCTGAAGTCGGGCGACCAGGCGAAGGACAAGCATCTTCTGTTGACTACCATCTTGGCCGACGCCATCAACCTAGGGCTCACTAAAATGGCCGAGTCCTGCCCAGGTACATCCTATGCTAAGCTGGCTTGGCTCCAAGCCTGGCATATCCGCGATGAAACGTATTCGACGGCGCTGGCCGAGGTGGTTAACGCACAGTTCCGGCATCCGTTCGCCGAGCACTGGGGTGACGGCACCACCTCATCGTCGGATGGTCAACGCTTCAAGGCGGGGAGCAAGGCCGAGAGCACCGGACACATCAACCCGAAGTACGGCAGCGAGCCGGGGCGGCTGTTTTACACCCACATATCCGACCAGTACGCGCCGTTTCACACCAAGGTGGTCAATGTCGGCGTGCGCGACTCGACCTACGTGCTCGATGGGTTGCTGTACCACGAATCCGACCTTCGCATAGAGGAGCACTATACCGACACGGCGGGCTTCACCGATCACGTCTTTGCCCTGATGCACCTTCTAGGCTTTCGCTTCGCGCCGCGCATTCGTGACTTGGGCGATACCAGGCTCTACGTCCCGAAGAGTGATACGGCCTATGATGCTCTCAAGCCCATGATCGGCGGCACGCTCAATATCAAGCACGTCCGTGCCCACTGGAATGAGATTCTGCGGCTGGCAGTTTCGATCAAGCAGGGAACGGTGACGGCCTCGCTGATGCTGCGAAAGCTTGGCAGCTACCCGCGACAGAACGGTTTGGCCGTTGCGTTGCGCGAGTTGGGACGCATTGAGCGCACGCTGTTCATCGTGGACTGGCTGCAAAACGTGGAATTGCGCCGCCGAGTGCACGCAGGGCTGAATAAAGGGGAGGCCCGCAACGCAATGGCTCGGGCGGTGTTCTTCAACCGGCTGGGCGAAATCCGAGACCGCAGTTTCGAGCAGCAGCGGTACCGGGCCAGCGGTCTCAACCTCGTGACGGCTGCCATAGTGCTATGGAACACCGTCTACCTGGAACGGGCTACAGACGCCTTGCGCGGTCAGGGGCAGAGCGTCGATGACTCGCTGTTACAGTACTTGTCGCCGCTCGGCTGGGAACACATCAATCTGACAGGTGATTATGTGTGGCGCAGCAGCGCGAAGATTGGTGCAGGCAGATATAGGCCATTGCGGCCGGTGCAGTCGGCTTAG